The Acidobacteriota bacterium genomic interval GCACATCTACGCAGCTTGAGCTGCGCGCCGCGCATGCCGCAGCTCGCGACGCGGTTCGTACCGACTTTGATCTCCAACAGCACCTCGGCAAAGAACTCATCGAGGAGTTCGGAATCTTTGAGACTGTTACGCAAGCCCGCTCTAAAGACGAGTATTTACTGCGTCCCGATCTGGGACGTCGACTGTCGCTTGAGTCGCGGCAGAAGACTGGGGATTTGTGCGTTGCAGAACCTGACCTCCAGATCATCATTGGCGACGGACTCTCCACGACAGCGATCTCGGCGCAGGTTCCCTCTCTTCTGCCGCTCCTGATGCAAGGAGCGGTCGCACGTCGATGGAGTGTAGGCAGACTGTTCGCGATCCGCTTCTGCCGCGTTGGCGTCCTCAATGATGTTGGCGATCTGCTTCATCCAAGGCTAGCGGTGCTATTGATTGGAGAACGTCCTGGATTGGCAACCGCCGAGAGCATGTCAGCATACATGGCCTATCGTCCTCGATCAGGACACACCGATTCTGACCGAAACTTGATCTCTAATATTCACTCGCGAGGACTCCAGAGTGAAGAAGCAGCAGCTCGCATCCTGAACCTCGCAGCCAGAATAATGAATCTAGAAACCAGTGGTGTAAAAGTCAGGGAAGAGTTGTCGGAAAGGAGTTCTCCACAAAAACTGTCCTCCTGAAGTCAAGGGTTGCTTACGTGGTTCCGGCCGCCCTCGGCCGGTAGGCGGCTGGCGATCTCTATAGTGCTAAAACAATACGACTGGCTATCAATTTGCGATCGCTACTCAAGGCTCGCAATTAATTGGCACGTACGAATTCTCGGTTCGTCGCAGCCTACCGGCGGAGGGAGGCCGGAACCACGTAAGCAGCACCTGTATCCCACAGCTCTCGTCCAGCTGCTCTATACAAGAAAAAACCTTTGGATGGCAACAGAGCCACCACCCTCCAGTTCTTATCTCACATAGAACCTGCACAATCAGAGGAGGCAACATGCATCGGCTTCTTACGTTTGTTGCTGCTTATATTATTAGTGGTGCTATGGCCTTTGCTCAGGGAACAGCGACCGGCCAGGCTCCAGCCAGGGGAACCCAGTCCAGTGGGAACAGCGTCAGCTCCACCCCGAACAGCAATAGCACCTCGCCTTCAGGCGCTCAGGGACAGGCGAGTCGCACGCCATCGAGCCCTAATCAGGCATTGCCAGGCGACAGCAATCCCGCGAATGCCACCACACGCGACGCTCAGGCCAATGGAAGCGCTGTTCGAGCTAATTCAGGTAACGGAGGCACCCCCGGAACTGCCGCAGGCAATAACGCGAACAGTAGCGATAACACCGGCCTGAAGAGAGATGACACCGGGAGCAATCCGACGAGCGGACACGCCCCAACCAACATTACCAATCCGGGAACAAGAGGCCAATGGTTCTGGATCGCGCTAGGCATCTTTGTTGCCTTGGTCCTGCTTGGGGCGCTCATCGGGAGGAGTCGAGCAGCGGCGGATATCGATCAGACCGATCCGACCTTACGCAGCACGCGCGAGCCGGATGTAATCCGGCGCGAGGAGATTTACCGGCGGAGGCCTGACGAGATTGACCGAGATGAGGACCAGATTCGTCGCGCGGGCTAGTCGTCGCTGCCGATCAGAGTCCCGGAAGTTGTAGGGAGCTCCTGATCCTTGTACTGGAGTTGGTAGAGTTTCCAGTAGATTCCGCGCTGGGTCAGAAGCTCCTGGTGTGATCCCATTTCGCGAAGCTTCGATCTGTGCATCACGATGATCTTATCAGCGCGCTGCACGGTGGAGAGCCGGTGCGCGATGACGATCGATGTGCGACCTTCCACCATTCGCGTGAGCGCTTCGCGCACTCGTAGTTCCGTATCGGTATCGACACTGGAAGTGGCTTCGTCCAGGATCAGAATTCTGGGTTGATGGGCCAGAGCCCGGGCGAACGATATAAGCTGCTTTTGTCCAGTCGAGAGCGTGCTGCCGCGTTCCCGTACCGGCTCCTTGAAACCTCCGGGCAAGGTACGGATGAAATCTCCGATATTTACCTCGTCAGCGGCCCGCTCGACCATCTCTTTTG includes:
- a CDS encoding ethanolamine ammonia-lyase, giving the protein MDSDLAVRIVEKIRARTPARLLAGHSGGGYRTSTQLELRAAHAAARDAVRTDFDLQQHLGKELIEEFGIFETVTQARSKDEYLLRPDLGRRLSLESRQKTGDLCVAEPDLQIIIGDGLSTTAISAQVPSLLPLLMQGAVARRWSVGRLFAIRFCRVGVLNDVGDLLHPRLAVLLIGERPGLATAESMSAYMAYRPRSGHTDSDRNLISNIHSRGLQSEEAAARILNLAARIMNLETSGVKVREELSERSSPQKLSS